A genomic region of Rhipicephalus sanguineus isolate Rsan-2018 chromosome 3, BIME_Rsan_1.4, whole genome shotgun sequence contains the following coding sequences:
- the LOC119385727 gene encoding ubiquitin-conjugating enzyme E2 Z has translation MANFLKNFLDRYKAEQPTPQSLQRIQRDLAELHGDPPPGVFAAPEENDMSVLHAVIVGSWDTPLEGGLFHVVLKFPPDYPMRPPHAFFLTGVQARVSFNAHIYGGGICLSTLGTAAGPSWSPAQTIGSLLVSIQSLLADGAAERMRRNTISVAVCDTLEGCLKEPPATDAMPPALKKQVLKYFVDNYAKYEDSVKARIGSSSGMLSWLTGNSSYEPLLQRLRDIKKKVDEKKAADAQQDNE, from the coding sequence ATGGCCAACTTTCTGAAAAATTTCTTGGACAGGTACAAAGCCGAGCAACCGACGCCGCAGAGCCTGCAGAGGATACAGCGTGACCTGGCAGAACTACACGGCGACCCCCCGCCGGGCGTGTTCGCGGCGCCCGAAGAGAACGACATGTCCGTGCTGCACGCCGTCATTGTGGGCTCCTGGGACACTCCCCTCGAAGGCGGCCTCTTCCACGTGGTGCTCAAGTTCCCGCCCGACTACCCGATGCGGCCGCCTCACGCGTTCTTCTTGACCGGAGTCCAGGCCAGGGTGTCGTTTAACGCCCACATCTACGGGGGAGGCATTTGCCTCAGCACACTAGGCACGGCTGCCGGACCGAGTTGGAGCCCGGCGCAGACCATCGGCAGCCTGCTGGTGTCCATACAGTCCTTGCTGGCCGACGGCGCCGCGGAGCGAATGCGCCGTAACACGATCAGCGTCGCGGTGTGCGACACGCTCGAAGGCTGTCTGAAGGAGCCACCAGCCACGGATGCGATGCCGCCGGCTCTGAAGAAGCAAGTACTCAAGTACTTCGTCGACAACTACGCCAAGTATGAGGACTCGGTCAAGGCGAGGATCGGTTCCTCCTCGGGAATGTTGTCATGGCTTACGGGGAACAGCAGTTACGAGCCACTCCTCCAGCGACTTCGTGACATCAAGAAGAAGGTCGATGAAAAGAAGGCGGCTGATGCACAGCAAGATAACGAGTGA